The Crocosphaera subtropica ATCC 51142 genome includes a window with the following:
- the prmC gene encoding peptide chain release factor N(5)-glutamine methyltransferase, whose product MASQFTISGQDLEQWYYWATQEARVAHISPSEVDWFILAMTPLDSLSLRLGLYKERSQIPVKCSLSELTQLWQCRVKQRVPLQYLVGETPWRRFSLKVSPDVLIPRPETELIIDFALKAVQHSRNPYLSSGHWVDLGTGSGAIALGLADSFPQATIHAVDTSIQALTIAQENAIKEGFSSQIHFYQGSWWTPLEHLQGQVSAMVSNPPYIPTSLLSQLEPEVKKHEPILALDGGNDGLEAINYLIDTAPNYLISGGIFLVEMMAGQGEKVKQLLEASYHYQAIEILPDLAGVGRFALAYRC is encoded by the coding sequence ATGGCTTCTCAGTTCACTATTTCAGGCCAAGACTTAGAACAATGGTATTATTGGGCGACACAAGAAGCTAGGGTGGCTCATATCTCTCCCTCAGAGGTAGACTGGTTTATTCTAGCCATGACTCCATTAGATAGTTTATCCTTGCGTCTAGGGTTATATAAAGAGCGATCGCAAATCCCTGTGAAATGTTCTCTATCAGAACTAACCCAACTATGGCAATGTCGGGTTAAACAAAGAGTCCCTCTACAATATTTGGTGGGGGAAACTCCCTGGCGACGGTTTTCTTTAAAAGTGTCCCCTGATGTCTTAATTCCTCGTCCTGAAACGGAATTAATCATTGATTTTGCCCTAAAAGCTGTTCAACACAGTCGGAACCCTTATTTATCCTCTGGCCATTGGGTGGACTTGGGGACAGGGAGTGGTGCGATCGCCCTTGGTTTAGCGGACAGTTTTCCTCAAGCCACCATTCATGCTGTGGATACTAGCATCCAAGCGTTAACTATTGCCCAAGAAAATGCCATTAAGGAAGGCTTTTCGTCTCAAATTCACTTTTATCAAGGATCGTGGTGGACTCCCCTAGAACATCTTCAAGGGCAAGTGAGCGCAATGGTTTCTAACCCCCCTTATATCCCCACATCCTTACTCTCTCAACTAGAACCAGAAGTGAAAAAACATGAACCGATCCTGGCTTTAGACGGGGGTAATGACGGTTTAGAGGCGATTAATTATCTGATTGATACGGCTCCTAATTACCTCATTTCAGGGGGCATTTTTTTGGTAGAAATGATGGCAGGACAAGGAGAGAAAGTGAAACAATTATTAGAAGCATCTTATCATTATCAAGCTATTGAAATTTTACCTGATTTAGCCGGAGTGGGTCGCTTTGCCTTGGCTTATCGTTGTTAA